Proteins found in one Tamandua tetradactyla isolate mTamTet1 chromosome 3, mTamTet1.pri, whole genome shotgun sequence genomic segment:
- the ASDURF gene encoding ASDURF protein — MPSRGTFPDDRARVVPDTSTPHKEELSCKIKEQKVIVDELSNLKKNRKVYKQQQNSNIFFLVDRTEMLSESKNILDELKKEYQEIENSEKSKIKK, encoded by the exons ATGCCCAGCCGGGGGACGTTCCCGGATGACCGTGCTAGAGTGGTACCAGACACCTCGACCCCGCACAAAGAGGAGCTTAGCTGCAAG ataaaagaacaaaaagttaTTGTGGATGAACTTTCTAACTTGAAGAAGAACAGG AAAGTATATAAGCAACAACAGAACAGCAACATATTCTTTCTTGTAGACCGAACAGAAATGCTCTCTGAAAGCAAAA ATATATTGGATGAACTGAAAAAAGAATACCAAGAAATAGAGAACTCAGAGAAgagcaaaatcaagaaatag